The Apium graveolens cultivar Ventura chromosome 6, ASM990537v1, whole genome shotgun sequence genome contains a region encoding:
- the LOC141667231 gene encoding peptidyl-prolyl cis-trans isomerase CYP20-1-like, translating to MGGKSLISATLLFSLVLLGTLTLSQAKKKSDSDLKTVTHKVYFDVEIAGKPAGRIVMGLFGKTVPKTAENFRALCTGEKGTGKSGKPLHYKGSAFHRIIPSFMLQGGDFTLGDGRGGESIYGEKFADENFKIKHTGPGLLSMANSGKDTNGSQFFITTVTTSWLDGRHVVFGKVLSGMDVVYKVEAEGQQNGTPKSKVVIADSGELPL from the exons ATGGGCGGAAAGAGCTTGATATCGGCGACTCTTCTCTTCAGTTTAGTTCTTCTCGGAACCCTAACTCTCTCTCAG GCTAAGAAAAAGTCAGATTCAGATTTGAAGACCGTGACTCACAAAGTGTATTTTGATGTTGAGATTGCCGGAAAACCAGCTG GTCGTATTGTGATGGGACTCTTCGGAAAGACAGTTCCTAAAACTGCAG AAAATTTCAGAGCTCTCTGCACAG GTGAAAAAGGTACTGGGAAGAGTGGCAAACCTCTCCATTACAAGGGCAGTGCTTTCCATAGAATTATTCCTAGCTTTATGCTTCAAGGTGGTGATTTCACCCTTGGTGATGGAAGAGGTGGTGAGTCCATCTACGGTGAGAAGTTTGCTGACGAGAACTTCAAGATAAAACATACTGGGCCAG GACTTCTTTCAATGGCAAATTCTGGTAAAGACACCAATGGTTCACAATTCTTTATCACCACAGTCACAACCAGCTG GTTGGATGGACGACATGTTGTCTTTGGAAAGGTTTTATCAGGAATGGATGTGGTTTACAAAGTTGAAGCAGAAGGACAACAAAATGGAACACCGAAGAGCAAAGTTGTGATAGCAGACAGTGGTGAACTTCCCCTGTAA